TTCAAAAAGGGTTCGAGGTAATTAAATTAGATAAGGTTGATGGTACACTTATGTTCTTTTTTGAGGACAGTCCAGAGTTAAAGGAAGCTGTAGAAGCTATGAAATATGATGATGATTACAATGATTATGTGAGATGTTTTTTAGATGTTAAGAACATGTTTTTTAAGAAGAAAGCGGAGGATAGATAATATGAATTTATATGAAGTTGATTATGGATGGACTAGTGCATTAGTTATGGCTAATACAGAAGAAAAAGCAATTGAATTAGTTATCGAAAAGCATAGTGAGTTTAATGATGGGCTTAAAAGTTTACTAGAAGAAAAAAGAAGTAAAAAAATTAACATATACATTGAGGATGCAATAGATGTGAGGTTATTGACAAGCTTATTATATAACCTAGGAGAAGAATATGTAGTTGATTTTATAACTATGAATGGACGTAGAAGATTATGGTAAGTAATGAAGAATTATTTGATAAGATAAAGGATTTATATTGTGACGGCTTCCAAGAGGTTATTCTTGATGTGGATAGTAGACTTGAGCAAAGGATTAAGCCATTAGAAGAGTACTTAAAGGTTATCGTTGAACTGATGGAGAGGATGATATAATGAGAGTTGCTATAGGTATATTGTTTTTTATTATTACCCTTGTGTTTCT
The nucleotide sequence above comes from Natranaerovirga pectinivora. Encoded proteins:
- a CDS encoding DUF5659 domain-containing protein, producing MENLYYVYNMYNVAYLVQKGFEVIKLDKVDGTLMFFFEDSPELKEAVEAMKYDDDYNDYVRCFLDVKNMFFKKKAEDR